Proteins from a genomic interval of Chionomys nivalis chromosome 7, mChiNiv1.1, whole genome shotgun sequence:
- the Srsf2 gene encoding serine/arginine-rich splicing factor 2 yields the protein MSYGRPPPDVEGMTSLKVDNLTYRTSPDTLRRVFEKYGRVGDVYIPRDRYTKESRGFAFVRFHDKRDAEDAMDAMDGAVLDGRELRVQMARYGRPPDSHHSRRGPPPRRYGGGGYGRRSRSPRRRRRSRSRSRSRSRSRSRSRYSRSKSRSRTRSRSRSTSKSRSARRSKSKSSSVSRSRSRSRSRSRSRSPPPVSKRESKSRSRSKSPPKSPEEEGAVSS from the exons ATGAGCTACGGCCGCCCGCCTCCCGATGTGGAGGGCATGACCTCCCTCAAGGTGGACAACCTGACTTACCGCACCTCGCCCGACACGCTGAGGCGCGTCTTCGAGAAGTACGGCCGCGTCGGCGACGTGTACATCCCGCGGGACCGCTACACCAAGGAGTCGCGCGGCTTCGCCTTCGTCCGCTTCCACGACAAGCGCGACGCCGAAGACGCCATGGATGCCATGGATGGGGCGGTGCTGGACGGCCGCGAGCTGCGGGTGCAGATGGCGCGCTACGGCCGTCCGCCCGACTCGCACCACAGCCGCCGGGGCCCGCCACCGCGAAGGTACGGCGGCGGCGGCTACGGACGGCGGAGCCGCAG CCCAAGGCGCCGTCGCCGCAGCCGGTCTCGAAGCCGGAGCCGTTCCAGGTCCCGGAGCCGCTCTCGCTACAGCCGCTCCAAGTCTCGGTCCCGCACCCGGTCCCGCTCGCGGTCCACCTCCAAGTCCAGGTCTGCGCGAAGATCCAAGTCCAAGTCGTCCTCGGTCTCCAGATCCCGCTCGCGGTCCAGGTCCAGGTCGAGATCCAGGAGTCCTCCGCCCGTGTCCAAGAGGGAGTCCAAGTCTAGGTCGCGTTCCAAGAGCCCCCCCAAGTCTCCAGAGGAAGAAGGAGCAGTGTCCTCCTAA